From Triticum aestivum cultivar Chinese Spring chromosome 4A, IWGSC CS RefSeq v2.1, whole genome shotgun sequence, a single genomic window includes:
- the LOC123085722 gene encoding membrane steroid-binding protein 1 — MAAQGIADAVQAYTGLSPAAAFTVLALMLATYLIVSTLFVAPDAAPSAPAAHPKPPQQQEEGTEAEAEAEPEPFVPPFPDPVQVGEITLEQLRAYDGKDPAKSILIAIRGQVYDVSRGRLFYGPQGPYSLFAGRDASRALALMSFDLNDLTGDLEGLSPDELEVLQDWEEKFKERYPVVGHLPGENGTAGAQPDHEAEKA, encoded by the exons ATGGCGGCGCAGGGGATCGCGGACGCCGTGCAGGCTTACACGGGCCTCTCGCCCGCGGCCGCCTTCACCGTGCTGGCTCTCATGCTCGCCACCTACCTCATCGTCTCCACCCTCTTCGTCGCCCCAGACGCAGCCCCTTCGGCACCGGCGGCTCATCCCAAGCCGCCTCAGCAGCAGGAGGAGgggacggaggcggaggcggaggcggagccggAGCCGTTCGTGCCGCCGTTTCCGGACCCTGTGCAGGTGGGCGAGATCACGCTCGAGCAGCTCAGGGCCTATGACGGCAAGGATCCCGCCAAGTCCATCCTCATCGCCATCCGCGGTCAGGTCTACGACGTCTCGCGCGGGAG GCTGTTTTATGGACCTCAAGGACCATACTCCTTGTTTGCTGGGAGGGATGCATCTCGGGCCCTGGCATTGATGTCATTTGACCTTAATGACCTGACTGGAGACTTGGAAGGCCTGAGCCCAGACGAACTGGAGGTTTTACAAGACTGGGAAGAGAAGTTTAAAGAGAGGTACCCTGTGGTGGGTCATCTTCCTGGTGAAAACGGAACAGCTGGTGCCCAGCCTGATCACGAGGCAGAGAAGGCCTAA